The Phragmites australis chromosome 13, lpPhrAust1.1, whole genome shotgun sequence DNA window TGGCACAACTTCTTTACCTGAAGTACATTCTAATATATAGAATAACAACAAGTTTGATGGCTCTTTTAGACGCCAACCAACTAACTTTAAAGGTAAACACCAACGCAATAAGAAGCATAAGCCACGTGCACCGGAAAAGGGGAAAGGCATTTCTAAACCCAAATTGgcaaatctaatatttgtcGCAAGTGTGGATACTATAAGCACACCACTAAGAAATGCTGCATCTCGAGACATTTAATTGATCTGTATTTATAATCTGAGGGACATAACTGACCTTCTCGAGAACAAAGATATGAAGCACAATTCAATCTTCAAACTGATATCACAAATAAGGCTAGTTGTTCCTAACAAGTTTCATAAGAACCAAGTAACAACTAGGCTATTCATCGGCCAGAAGATCCCATAAGCACAGGAAGCATGATCGTCGAATTTGCTTCACATGATATGTTTCGAGACCTTATCTAATTTCTCAATTCCTTTGATATCATGTTATCTACGTCTATTAGTTGTTGTAATAATAAGTTACCATCATATTATATGCCATAATATTGTATCAGCACTTATGATACtaaataaagtttatatatattatatatatctgataaataatttcatattaaaatttttatctctatatatagatttttacAAGAGTTAATCCGACGGAGGAGGAAATATGTCTTATGGACAGTTACACCATAAATTCTATACTtagagaaataaaatatttacaaGCTGTTACTAAGAGACAgagaaatattttgataatcACTGGATGCGATGCAGTGATTGTTGGCTCCGATCATGTCATAACTACTCTCCATATGGGTACTCAAGTCATAATCGATGATGCTCTATTGTATCTCGATTCAACTCGTACTTTACTAAGTTATAGATATATCTGTTAGAATGGTTTCTATATTGAAactcatgatgacaacaaagagaaaTATCTTCTCTTAATGAAAAACAACGAATATGGTAAACAAGTACTTGAGGAAATTCTCTTTTTATCGTCAGGATTGTACTACACATACATCAAACTCATAGCAAATATTACATACAAGTTAATTTTTCAGAATATAAATGCATTCCAAACTTGGCATGATCGCCTTAGTCATCCTAGCCTAGGGATGATACAAAAAATTATCAGTAATTCCATTGATCATGATTTAAGTGATGCTAAATTCTCacaatatttgaattttatgtGCACTGCATGTGCCACAGGAAAGTTAATTTTAAAGccatcttaccttaaaattcaagtgaaaccactcaaattccttgaacgcattcaagaCAATATATGTGATCATGTTTAACCATTAACTGGACTATTCAGGTAGCATGGTTCTTATATATGCATCTACACAATGGTCTCATATGTGTCTCTTGTCCACACGAAACCATGCATTTGCTAAAATAATatctcaaattattaaattttgAGCACATTATCCTGGACATCGAATTCAATTATTTCGAATGGACAATGCTGCAAAATTCACCTCATGTAACTTCAATTACTATTGTATGGCACTATGAATTCAAGTTCAACATTTTGTCCCATACATCCAAACTCAAAATGATTTGACAGAGTCTCTTATCAAGAGAATTAAGCTCATTGCATGACATTTATTACAGAATTACAATTTACCAACCTCGTGTTGGTGTCATGAAATTTTCCACGCTGttgacttaattcaattgcgaCCTACTGCATATCATAATACTTTTCCTCTACAATTAGTTCACAAAAATCAACCAAGTATTTTTCATCTGTGTAAATTCGATTGCGCTACATACGTATCAATATCACCACCATAGCGTACATCCATGGGCCCATACTGAAAATTGGGGATCGACGTGAGGTATCAATCTTCATCGATCATTAAATACCTTAAGCACTTCATAGGGGACCTATTCACACCCCAGTATGCTGACTATATATTCAATTAGGATCATTTTTCAGCATTAGAGCGAGATTTCAAGTAACAGAAAGAATGTTAGAAAATCAAATGTAATGTCAAAGATATTTCCGCCTCAAATCCATATgctcaagaatctgaactccaaATTCAGAAAATCAccaatttgcaacatattgcaaacAGCATACCAGATACATTTACTGACTACAAATATGTCACAAAATCCTATAatcctgcaaaaaaaaatatgccCGAAAGAGTGGAGATACCAAGTAAAACCACTCAAGTCCATATTCAAAATAAGAGGAGGAGAAGTATGGTCACAAATGTGGATACAACTTCTCGCAAACGCCAAAAGAAATGGAGGAAGAAACCCTTTGAAGCAGTAAGTGCAAGTTAAcctcaagttgatagacaccaaATGGGTAGTATACACCCAGTGGATGGGAAACATCCACAATCCAGCTTAATAGTGTACTCAATTCGTGATGCTGGGACATCGGAATATCCCGATCCAATCGTATTAGAAAATCACGAACAATCACCAAGGGTATAAGAGTTTTCCACTAACTATCTAGACATTGGAGAATCATATGACCAAAACACTATAATTGTCAACCCATACTTCTCCACAATGATTCAAGACCATGACAAAGTCTGAAAAATGCTTGGACTGGACTCAATAAAATGATGCAATCTAAGCAGGATAGCCTCGCTCACAAAGAGAGAGttattcacaaaagtaatacatatacCTCCAAATATCTTTCCTGTGGGATACAAATGAGTTTTCTTCTAGAAACGGAATGAGAACAACGAGGTAATGAGATACAAAGCAAGGCTTATAGCACAAGGATTCACATAGAGACCTGATATTGATTTCAATGAAACCTATTCTCCACTCATGAGTAGAATCACATTCCGATATCTGATCTCATTAgtagttcaaaatcatctatctgTACAGTTGATGGATGTGGTGATCACATATCTATATGAGTCACTTGATTCGAACAGATACATGAACGTTTCTAATGGAATCCAAATGTAAATCGCAACATATATTATATGAAGATTAATAAGTCACTATATGGCTTAAAATAGTCGTGATGCATGTGGTACAATCAACTTAGTAAGTTACTTTTacagaagggttactccaacaatgatgattgtccATACGCGTTTATCTAGAAATCCTAGAcaggattttgtattatctcagtgtatgttgatgacctaAATATTGTTGGCAACACATAAGATATCAATGAAGCACTGATCATCTAAAtatggaatttgagatgaaggatttgaaTAAAACTAAATTTTGTTTCGGTTTACAACTCGAGCacattccctcaagaattctagtACACCAAGCTGCCTATATccagaaaatattggagaaattcaatattGACAAATCAtatctgtcggtgaatcaggaaccaggggtccccgaatcccgaggtcaggccagcaatccgccacgtggcgccatcccgcggggtctcctctgcgaggtaaaaaagactaagtcccgggagagggcgctcggggccacagtcagtggtccccgagtacccaggttccccgatgatctgtgaagactaagtgacgggaaaaaagtgctcagggaggtaaacgatgacccccgagcacccaagtcccccgacgaccaggagaaccaagtaccggggaggtaaacggtgacccccgagcacccgagcaccccgagggcccgctgaaggaagttccgggagagagtgctcggggctgcgagccgcggcccccgagaactcggttccccgaggatccgtacaaacatgcccgggagagagtgctcggggaggtgaacagtggcactcggttccccgaggaccaagaaaatggctttttcgggagagagtgctcggggaggtgaacagtgacccccaagcactcggttcctcgacgacccaggaagcccctccgtcagtggcccccacaggggtccagcgatgaggtgtcagcaggtgaaaggcccgaggtcgcatttaagagcgcgcgtggcctctcacctccaactgctcccgccacgctcggtgtcagttcctgccatattctggcagaatggcgtggggacattaaatgcacgggtcccatcccgtgccatccggcgcgcctcgggataacgtcgcaagggccgaagcgttccgtctgccgcgctactgtggcaggagaacaagatagggcgggcacgccgggccgctctgcggctgcccggtgggccctctccacggcgcccgttgccagtgccattatggcGACTGATGATCGGACGCGGGGAGCGTTTTCAACCcctggtcacttcgcacagaggctatgatgacgccctttccatttatggtgacttggaactcgtgccctcccattcggggcacgctattgccggcgggtatttaaagcagccggcagcacggacaaagacaagttgaAGTTGAAGCGAGACAGAAGTGAAGATCTCTCGACAAGCGAAACAAGTCTGGGAactctgcacggttgaagaagttaaggaagtagagaagatcgagaagtccaagagcccccaaaagccaacagatacacacagaccgaagaacaaggagccctaggctctaggatagacaaacattcttgtaaccagcaacatccttgatggacattctcagggcatttatagcatccatacaggagtagggtgttacgcctccgtgcggtccgaacctgtctaaacccccagtacatttacttcattccgcactagatcatttcACCCAGCCaaccatcgcattcatatccatttatttctccggcaaacatattcagaatcatccccccggccgcatctctaaaaaggggtccctcaggatccttaCGACAGTAGTTAACCCTCCGATAATATCCATATAAAACATCTATAGTTGTTCAATATCTAGATATGGAGAAAGATCTATTTAAATCACGGGATGATGGAGAAGAGATATTGGGACTTGATGTTCCATATCTAagttgtcggtgacacaggaaccgggggtccccgagttccgaggccagaacagcagagtgccacgtggcgccctccctcggggattatcttcctgaggttcgagaagaccaagttccgggagagggtgctcggggtcatgaacagtggtccccgagtacccgagttccccgatgacctgagaaggccaagtgccgggaagagggtgctcggggttgcgagaagtggcccccgagcacccaagttcctcgatgataagaaaagctaagttccaggagagagtgctcggggctatgaacagtggcccccgagcactcggttccccgaggaccaagaaagggcatatccgagagagagtgctcggggctacgaacagtggcccctgagcactcggttccccgagggcctgagaagtccttcgccggtggtccccacaaaggcccagcggtgaggtgtcaactggtgagaggcccgatgctgcatttaagagggcgcgtggcatgtcacttccaactgctccctcCACGATTgttgtcagcccctgccacggcctggcggagaggcgtggggatatttaatgcacaggtcccatcgcgcgtcatccgacacgcctcgggataacgtagcagagcccgaggcgccccgcctgccgccctgctgtgtcaggcttgctctgaccgtgCGGACAcatcgggctgctcggtgggccctccctgcagCGCCCGTAGAAAAAcgacatgatgacgaacaagaccggacgggggcgcgttttcaaccctctccgtcacctcgcgcagcagcccatgatggttgctttccatttatagcgtcttggaactcgcgccatcctttttgggcacgctaccgccccggtcgatatataagcggggcgggctccccggagaaagacaaTTCAAGTTCAGCCAAGGACAAGTCTAGGAGCCTTGACGAGCACCAAAGCATAGAAGACAGAtcaactgaagaacaaggagcccgaagctctagacttagacaaatattcttgtaacacagtaGATAcccagagagacattctcagagcatttatagcatacacacaagagtagagtgttacgctcagtgcggcccgaatctgtctaaaaatcccctgagcatttactccttcctgcatccgatcattccacctccacatgcatctcatttactcccatttgtttcacctacgaagcggattcagaatcaccccccccccgaccgaatctcataggggtccctccagatccccgcttgaggagttcatacTCCGACATCAGTGCCATTGGAGCTCTcatatgtatcttgcaaattgcaccaggTCTGATCGTATTTGCAGTGAACTTGTTAGCTAGATACAACACTGCTCTAACTAAACCCCATTAGGTAGAAGTCAAGAATATCCTTAGATATCTCCAAAGCACCAAAGATCTTGACTTATTTCTTTCAATTTTTAAGAAACCAGGATCCAAATATGATTAAATATTGACGCTAGGTACTTATCAGATccttataatattatattacagatagacttccaaaaaaaaaaagatctacCCTTCCATATCTTGGATAAATAGAGAGGGAGGGCATTGGTGGTGTTCTTACATGGTAAAACAATCATATCATAGaagtctttaaaaaaactatagtGGCTACATCTAGcatcattctaaaataattatattatatgaggTATTACGTGAATGCGTGTAGCTTCGTAGAATAATAAACCACATACAATAGTCATGTGATATTGATTCCATTTGATCACCTACCATTATCTACGAAGATAATGCTATTTGGGTTGCTCGGatgcaaacatgttacataaagagcaatatcactaagcatattgcccctaaattgttttatcctcatgaattacaacaaagtggggagataaatattttgcaaattaaatcttgtgatagcctcgcagatttattcacaaagtccttaccaactttgaCATTACAAAAGTATATTTATAGAACTGGTGTGCGATGACTTCGAAATTTGTAAGGATCAGGAGGAGTCTCCTCATGAATTTAACatgttcatacatcatattgcactctttttctttatgagttttacttaCAAATTTTCTCATAAgtggtttttaatgaggcaatatctataCAAGATCATATATCATATCTTCTATTTTCTCTACTGGAGTTTTAAAAGAGGTATACAAAAtatatctattgttctctaaactcactTATgagttttttccttttaaaatattttctcatatgagtgTACAATGAGACAATAATTAATATATCatgtatcattttctccttatttttctactgagttttaaaggagttttaacatCATATCACTATtactcttctcttttctttccatATGTTTTTAAAGGAGCTTTTAAGAtaatatgtatacacatatactAGCATCGATCAAGAGTGTTAGATATCAAACGATCTATGCTAACAAATTTaacaatatattattattactCTTCTCATATTTTTACCACTGATTTTTGAAGGAGCTTTGAAGGTGGTAGCTGAACTTCGTACGCTACGTACGTGTCGAGGCAATCGGTGCGTCTCACCCTATACGTCGAGAGGCGCAGCAGGGACATGTCTGCGTCGCAGAGATCCGTGCATCAACTGGTTACAATTACAACCCATTTTCCAGAACATGTGATCCGTGATCGCGAAGAGGAGGTATAAACCGATGAACGTATGATCGAGATCCACATGATGTGCATCTGTGGCCTCGTCATCCGCGCACCGGCCGGGCCGGGAAGTCTGTCGAAGTTTCCAGAAGCAGATGCGATGGAAAAGCAAGCTCGATCGGTGGAATTTCCCGGTTCTAGACGCGCATGCGTCGATTGTCAGCTAGCTCGGGCCGGTAGGGCAGAGTTTTGTGGTGGGTGGGAGCTTAGCTGCCCTGGGAAGTGACAGCATCCGTGACTCACCTGCGCCTGCGAACAGTCACGCATGACGTCGCGCGATGTGCGAATATCCTCGTAGTCTCCGGACAAGTGTTCTACAAATAGCTGCACCGCTCCAAACCGACGACGGACGCACGCCCTCGATCGCGCCGAGCCGCACCGGACAGTCGGGTAACACAATGTTGGCCGCTGCGGGGAACGACGGCACCGGCGATGACGAGGTCGTCCACGACTTCGCCCCACTCATCCGGGTCTACAGGAGCGGCCGCCTCGAGCGGCCCCTGGCCATGCCGTCCGTCCCGCCCGGCCGCGACGCCGCCACGGGCGTCGTGTCCAAGGACGTGCCACTCTCGCCCCACTCCTTCGTGCGCCTCTACCTCCCGCCCGCAGCCAGCGCGGGCGGGGGCCAGAAACTCCCCGTCGTCGTCTACTTCCACGGCGGCGGATTCGTGATCGGGTCGGCCGCGTCGGCCGTGTACCACCGGTGCCTCAACGACCTCGCCGTAGCCTGCCCCGCCGTCGTTGTCTCCGTTGACTACCGCCTGGCGCCGGAGCACCCGCTCCCCGCCGCGTACGAGGACTCCATCGCGGCCCTGAAGTGGGCGCTCTCGTCCACCGACCCGTGGCTCGCCGCGCACGGCGATCCCGCCCGCGTGTTCCTCGCCGGCGACAGCGCGGGCGGCAACATCTGCCACCACCTCGCCACGCACCCGGACATCCGAGACGCTGGCCTGAAAGGCATCGTGCTCATCCACCCGTGGTTCTGGGGCAAGGAGCCCATCGGCGG harbors:
- the LOC133889700 gene encoding probable carboxylesterase 12 — translated: MCEYPRSLRTSVLQIAAPLQTDDGRTPSIAPSRTGQSGNTMLAAAGNDGTGDDEVVHDFAPLIRVYRSGRLERPLAMPSVPPGRDAATGVVSKDVPLSPHSFVRLYLPPAASAGGGQKLPVVVYFHGGGFVIGSAASAVYHRCLNDLAVACPAVVVSVDYRLAPEHPLPAAYEDSIAALKWALSSTDPWLAAHGDPARVFLAGDSAGGNICHHLATHPDIRDAGLKGIVLIHPWFWGKEPIGGEPRRAAKNGVGHKELWEFVWPGAADGADDPGMNPMAPGAPGLENLACGKVMVCVAEGDVLRWRGKAYAEEASRARGAEPAVELFESEGVGHVFYLFEPALEKAKELLDRIAAFVSAD